AGCACAGAACTTTCTGCAGTTGCCTGTGGCATACATGGGGCGgaagtgcagtataatgggtaaggcgctgggcttgtaacctaaaggtcacaggtttgattctcaggtaggacactgctgttgtacccttgaacaaggtacttaatctgcattgcttcagtatatatccagctgtataaatgaatgcaatgtaaaaaaaaatttaaaaaaagttgtataagtCGTTCTAAATATGATCATCTGAtaaaggcctgtaatgtaatattcaaatttatttttaaataaaaacattgacacataaatgtgactgtttttttttgtttacacttaCTTGAGCTCAATTAGTTAATCAGCGAGATACAAAGACACAGATTAACATGtaggttatttttttctcttttagaaAGAGACTAAAATGGCTGACCATATACATTTTGGCTAATTTGGAAAAAGTGTTGCCAagaaattcagaaacaaatctaggagtgaaaatgacaaaaaaactaaaatatttacattatttagcagacgattttatccaaagcgacgtacaaaagtgcatatcatggtcattggacaactacaaaacacaggttcaataaggttcaatactcatttcgtacagttaTTTCTACCCAAGAACACAATTCACACCATTTTAAAGTCTGTATGGAACATAATCTCATAATGTCGCActatgattgtgtttttttccagtgctaAATGTGTACACGGCTTCATGGACTGCAGAAATACCAAAAACAATATCAGCACTGCTGGGGTCCTGTGTCGTGGTTCCCTGCAAGTTCAATTACCCagaccccccaaaaaagcctcCAGCAATAACAGGAATATGGCATATGACCGACTACCAACCCATTTACCACCCGGACTCCTCCAAAGTGATGGAAGAATTCAGGGGCCGGGCAAATCTGATTGGGGATCTCACAGGAAAGAACTGTTCACTGAGAATTAAAGacctgaaaaaaaaggacaatggcccatttatttttaggataGAGATTCGTGACTTTGATATGTACTCTTACACAGATAATATGGTCTCCATTGATGTCCAAGGTGCGTTTGAAGAAGTGTTCTCTATgtggcttatttttaaaatcacgaGTATGTACTGATAAGATCCTTGGTTAAAGTCATTGTAAAACATATGCAGTTCCTTTTAGGTCTGTGCACTTTGGCTATTGAAAGCCCCACTGCATGCTTGAGACCAGCTGtgattggaaatatgttttcatggctGTATTCTCTAGAAATGTGACAGCTCACTTTGTtgaccaaaaactgaaaatgattcattgggAACTAGTAGCTTACAGATGGCGGTTTATTAGATGCTTGTTTTCACTTAACTACAGACTATCCAGCCTCCCCACGGCTGACCGTGAGCGGGGAGGTCAAAGCAGGTGACGCTGTGactgcttcctgctctgtgtctcactcCTGTCCCACGGAGCTGCCTCACCTGATCTGGAGCCGCAGTGGAACAACCACCATCCAATCAGAGGAGCTGCCCAACGGCCAATGGAGAGTGACGTCAAGCCTGACTTTCGCCGCCACAAACTCTGACAACAACCAGCATCTGATTTGCATAGCAAAGTATCAGCAGGTCACATCTGTGCAATCTTCTAAAATTTTGAATGTGacatgtgagtttttttttttcaacactgAATGTAGTACATGGTATTATTGGAAATTGAAACTTACAGTAACAATTCAATTCCCCTTTTCTGAGAACAGTTTCCTTTTTAGTTGTTTAAAACTGACTGCTATCTATGCTTTTTACTTTAACTTTTTATCTAAGAATGAATTTAAATCACATGTTCCAAAACAGGTTTCCAGCCCAGGCTAAAGAAATAGGCACAGGGGATACAAggaaaaatggataaaatattttacattttcacaatttattgTATTACTGCACATTTCTTCAGTTACATATTTCAGGCTTTCACTTTGATCTGGATGTCCTTAGTATTATTATGATCAGCTAATTTCGGACATAAAACACATCTGGATATAGATGACGTATCATGTCTAGTTTCACACATAATTCACACAGTAATCACACATGTAACAGTGTATGAACAAGCCACTGCGTTGCGGCTCGAAGCAAATGTGGAACAAAAGAGTCAAACATTAACCGTTGGTAGAGTGGTACAGGAACTCTGTCAGATGGTAATAATTTTACTTGGCCTTAAAAATACTAATGCTCTGATCCAAATTGTACCACTTGCGGCGACTTGTCAagacatttaaatacattcgCGAGTCATCTGAAAACCGTGTCGTTCATCTAGATGCCCCAGTTCGTGTGGAGGTCGAGCCTGAGTCCACAGTGGTGAAGGAGGGAGATGCTGTGGAGATGCAGTGCTCCAGTGACAGTAACCCTCTTGCACACGGCTACCAGTGGTACAACATCACTGGCACTCTGCTGTCAGAGGAACGAATCTACAAACTGCACAACGTGTCCAGACACACTAAAGCTCTCTACTGTGCAGCCATCAACACAGAGGGGCACAAGAACTCCACTCCGGCCAAGATCAGCGTGGAGTGTAAGTGCAGATCAAAACGTTTCATTTGGACAGTTACACACAGGCCCTCACGTCTTTGTCGTCTGGCCTGAAATGAATACGTAATGACCATCTTTCTGAGCATATATCAGGTGAAGAGATGTGTTGGGTACACATCTGCAGTGTTTGATGGGTCTCCAGTTATCAgtgttttgacataaaaataaaatggagcaaGGATCTCAGGAGAGATCTGCttgattttaaatgacaactACAGATGTCTTTCTGTAAGAGGtccaaattgaattaaaattgctGTGTATGTTTCATCTCCACATGAACTTGTGTAAGTTATTGTCAGGCCTCaacttttccatttatttgccCTAACATCATCAGCAGTGCACAAAGGCAGATGCTtagtttttatattaaaatttgGCTAGTTAGTGATACAGGCATACATTTGGCACAGTatgtaaataaactgaaaactgtagtttaaaaaatctaataataatcataataataataggaattatttaataatttccaGACCCCCCAAGCATTGGAGCACAATCAGGCTGTGTTGCAGAAATCACAGGGGTGAACTGCCGGTGCCTGGTGGAGTCCAGGCCCGCTAGCAGAGTCCAGTGGAAACTTGCAGAtggcaaaactgaaaacagcagcagttTCCACAGCACAGATGGACAGGACTCCGCCACtgttcacacactgcatttccacCTGGGCCTTACTGATGTGGTGTCCTGCTACGCCAGCAACAAACATGGGAACGAAACAAGGGTCCTGGAAACCAACCAAAGAGGTACTTTACCATTTTCCTTGACTTTCAAAggggttatatatatatatatatatatatatatacacatatatatatatatatatatatatatatatatatattagggctgtcaatcgattaaaatatttaattgcgaTTAATCGCATGATTGTCCATAGTTAATCACGATTAATCGCACATtaatcacacttttttttatcttttcaaaatgtaccttaaagggatatttttcaaatgtttaatactcttatcaacatgggagtgaacaaatatgcttgctttctgcaaatttatgtttatttatttttggaaatcaattaacaacccaaaacaatgacaaatatggtccagaaaccctcaaaggtactgcatttagcataacaaaatatgctcaaattataacatggcaaactcaagcccaacaggcaacaacagatgggcatattgacctgttaaatttaacattacttagTAATATGAGTACTCACGCAATGTAGTGTGTCCTAATTTATGCTTATAAaggttcactaaaacatcccgtttttttaagcattaacacaaaacgaTGGACCTCAATGCATCGCAACAACAGACATATTCTACAACAGGTACATTGGTCAGCTAAATTTTCCATTGCTCAAAGATCATTCCCTGGATCCCTCGCACTTCTAAAGCAACTCACACAACATATttgtgtccaacctcacatggggtaaataaaggctcacaaaacatccccttctactatgtgggatcaaaacaccatgatacaaaataaaacaaacaataaataaagtgagccGGAAAAGGTGGAAAGGGAGTATAATACAGAACTAGGACTCGAACGAGGatattacattgcaggcatttagcagacgctcttatccagagcgacttacacaacttttacattgtatccatttatacagctggatatatactgaagcaatttcggttaagtaccttgctcaagggtacaacggaagtgtcctacccgggaatcgaacgtACGACCTTTCggctacaagcccagttccttacccactgtgctacactccgcgCTGCATATTGCAGTTAGGCTATACTTCAATTTCCTTGGATACAACAGTTCGGCTATAGGCTACTTCTATTTCTTTGCACCGAGCCAGTTGCTTAAACAGACAAGCCTGTTTACATTGTCGGACGACAGGGCAGCTCCCTACTTCTGAACAGTATgcccagacaatgaaaaactgtGTTCGCGCTGTTTTACTCGGGAAACATGGATTCCCACAGTACACgctgctttttttattggcaaggaatatatttaatgagTATATAGAGTGAAACCGCGAAACTAGTtaggctgcagtagtactgaaatgtaaatatggtatcactgtcaggttatatcatttgcagcttttatttctgagcaaaataacgttttctagctaagctggctagcgaaaaaagttgttgatggatatcgtaacttttaaatttcaaatattgcTATAGTGAATGGCAAACATAAACGATACTAACgcatatcacataatcacacacccaaatgcaaatgcatgaaaagcctaaatacaccatttttctttcttaccacgAACTACAAATGCCGCCATTTATCTTAATGTGACGTAACCAATCCGGAAGTCGGAAAAGTCGGAGCTCAGAAATGATGCTCGAATTTCCGACCTATAATTCCGAGTTCTACGACCGTTCAATAGCTTTTTTCACAACTCGGACCTCGTTTTTTGCTAGTTCCAAGTTGTCTTGAACGTAGCATAAGGGTCGGGCAAACGTTCAGCATAACAGAACGTGCGTTAAAAAAATTAGTGGCGTTACAACGGATGTGCGTTAACGCGTTATTATCGCGTTAAGTTTTacagccctaatatatatatatatatatatatatatgcattacaCTACCTTGCTTCTAGTCCTctggtatttctgcattttctaaaGTCTGTCCAAAACTttctgccagtggtttaaagatgatctcaGCTAAATCTTTGAGTACTCTtaggtatatgccatcagggccagGGACTTGTCTTTAGTTCATGTAATCTATCCAGTAGGcggaagtgtagtataatggctaaggagttggtcttgtaacctaaaggtcgcagacTCGATTcaccggtaggacactgctgttgtacccttgagcaaggtatttaacctgcattgcttcagtacatatccagctgtatcacTGGATGCAATAtaagtcgctcaggataagagcgtctgctaaatgcctgtaacaatCCAATACTTCTTTATTCTCTATATTAATATATTCTGAGACGTTCTGTGTTCTGAATGTGCCTTGCAGCCTATTGGTAACCTCCTCTGTAGTGAAACTCTCAAAAAGTAAattaaggcatcagcaatatccttaTCTTTACAGTGTAGCAGGGTGGGATGGCagacctgccatcccaattaatcTGGAATTTATCCTCACAGGAGTACTGATGGCCATCTACTTATCAGGCGCGGCTGCTTCTGCCTTTGTGCTCatattggttattttattgctgtggaAATGTTCGAGACGAAAAAAACGGTAAGTGTTATTTAGAAAACCCCTCACATCAGACTGGAAATTTCATAATATATGCCCTGGAGATATGTTTTAAAAGGAAGCAGTACTGCAACacatattatataaaatgaaaaaatgtaccgTTCACTTTTCAAAGGGAGTACAATGACACAGTACAATGTTGCATTGCAGTAAGTCCTCATTTTAACCCTGTACACAACTGAAACATACTGGAATGCTTATGAAGCTGTGATTAATTACTGATGGATTACATCAACATGCAAGCCACCCACAGGCTACTGTTTGTATGCTGTATGTTTCAAAAGGAATAGGATTATGTTTAGATGGACCAGGAAATCGAAAGTTCATTGCCTGCAGTGAAGCGTTCTTTTCTCCTGGTTTCGTTTCTTTTTGCTCCTATAAATGTCCCTCTGCTTTGTCAATTCTTTGACATgccttttacatttaatatagaTTATCCCCTGAAACTGGGCTGGCTGTTGTTTGGATGAATTTGGTACGAAATGCAAACCGAAGTGCTCAGATGATGTCACATCATAGGCCCACCTACCTACACTTATGTTTTAGCATAAGAAATCGCTAATTAAAATGTGGCAAATGAAAcatgtataacatttttttttgttgcttttaaagTGTGGAAGTAAAGATAAACCCTGTCTACTCAACTGCAGGCCTGTAAGTCTCCAAAGTATGCAACAGAAGAATGTGCATATTCAGTATAGACAAAAATTAATACTATTAATTAACAGCAAACAGTAACTAGCTGCATAGGTAATTAGCTATATAATTAAATGTGGTCCAAAAGGAGCATTTAATTATATAACTAGGTTTCATGCTACACTCACTACCAATTTCTACCTAGTCATAGCTTGAACTAATTGGTGGGAACACTGGTTCAAAAGTTTTTTGAACAATTAACACAAGCCACAAAACAACTGCCTTTTGCTGGTTagcaaaatcaatttttaaagtataataattttttcaaaactgcaaatttattcttaaaaatcGCCTCAAGAATGTACATACAGACTTGCAGGCAAGCACGCACATTTGACAGGgataatttcagtttaaaaagtagGTAATAGCTCCAGAcaatcatactgacatgtctggCACAGGTTTTTAAGGCATGTCAACAAATTGTTGTCAGACTCTTGACCAGCATAGCCCACTACAGCTCTTTCTTAATGTGACAAAGAGTCATATTTTCGACATCAAATACGAGCTGAACTAGTAGCAACTGGTGCCGTGGGAGTGGGGTACTACACACACTATCTAAGCAGT
This window of the Anguilla anguilla isolate fAngAng1 chromosome 1, fAngAng1.pri, whole genome shotgun sequence genome carries:
- the LOC118235737 gene encoding myelin-associated glycoprotein-like isoform X2, yielding MRTQALWFYAIYSYVLNVYTASWTAEIPKTISALLGSCVVVPCKFNYPDPPKKPPAITGIWHMTDYQPIYHPDSSKVMEEFRGRANLIGDLTGKNCSLRIKDLKKKDNGPFIFRIEIRDFDMYSYTDNMVSIDVQDYPASPRLTVSGEVKAGDAVTASCSVSHSCPTELPHLIWSRSGTTTIQSEELPNGQWRVTSSLTFAATNSDNNQHLICIAKYQQVTSVQSSKILNVTYAPVRVEVEPESTVVKEGDAVEMQCSSDSNPLAHGYQWYNITGTLLSEERIYKLHNVSRHTKALYCAAINTEGHKNSTPAKISVEYPPSIGAQSGCVAEITGVNCRCLVESRPASRVQWKLADGKTENSSSFHSTDGQDSATVHTLHFHLGLTDVVSCYASNKHGNETRVLETNQRGVLMAIYLSGAAASAFVLILVILLLWKCSRRKKRVEVKINPVYSTAGLDDQHVGTQENIAPAKSCRGKGPVEDPSAPGGDNIYVNSETPYFEEEEEEEDYENCFKEDVYANM
- the LOC118235737 gene encoding myelin-associated glycoprotein-like isoform X1; its protein translation is MRTQALWFYAIYSYVLNVYTASWTAEIPKTISALLGSCVVVPCKFNYPDPPKKPPAITGIWHMTDYQPIYHPDSSKVMEEFRGRANLIGDLTGKNCSLRIKDLKKKDNGPFIFRIEIRDFDMYSYTDNMVSIDVQDYPASPRLTVSGEVKAGDAVTASCSVSHSCPTELPHLIWSRSGTTTIQSEELPNGQWRVTSSLTFAATNSDNNQHLICIAKYQQVTSVQSSKILNVTYAPVRVEVEPESTVVKEGDAVEMQCSSDSNPLAHGYQWYNITGTLLSEERIYKLHNVSRHTKALYCAAINTEGHKNSTPAKISVEYPPSIGAQSGCVAEITGVNCRCLVESRPASRVQWKLADGKTENSSSFHSTDGQDSATVHTLHFHLGLTDVVSCYASNKHGNETRVLETNQRGVLMAIYLSGAAASAFVLILVILLLWKCSRRKKRVEVKINPVYSTAGLDDQHVGTQENIAPAKSCSRGKGPVEDPSAPGGDNIYVNSETPYFEEEEEEEDYENCFKEDVYANM
- the LOC118235737 gene encoding myelin-associated glycoprotein-like isoform X3, which translates into the protein MRTQALWFYAIYSYVLNVYTASWTAEIPKTISALLGSCVVVPCKFNYPDPPKKPPAITGIWHMTDYQPIYHPDSSKVMEEFRGRANLIGDLTGKNCSLRIKDLKKKDNGPFIFRIEIRDFDMYSYTDNMVSIDVQDYPASPRLTVSGEVKAGDAVTASCSVSHSCPTELPHLIWSRSGTTTIQSEELPNGQWRVTSSLTFAATNSDNNQHLICIAKYQQVTSVQSSKILNVTYAPVRVEVEPESTVVKEGDAVEMQCSSDSNPLAHGYQWYNITGTLLSEERIYKLHNVSRHTKALYCAAINTEGHKNSTPAKISVEYPPSIGAQSGCVAEITGVNCRCLVESRPASRVQWKLADGKTENSSSFHSTDGQDSATVHTLHFHLGLTDVVSCYASNKHGNETRVLETNQRGVLMAIYLSGAAASAFVLILVILLLWKCSRRKKRDDQHVGTQENIAPAKSCSRGKGPVEDPSAPGGDNIYVNSETPYFEEEEEEEDYENCFKEDVYANM
- the LOC118235737 gene encoding myelin-associated glycoprotein-like isoform X4, producing the protein MRTQALWFYAIYSYVLNVYTASWTAEIPKTISALLGSCVVVPCKFNYPDPPKKPPAITGIWHMTDYQPIYHPDSSKVMEEFRGRANLIGDLTGKNCSLRIKDLKKKDNGPFIFRIEIRDFDMYSYTDNMVSIDVQDYPASPRLTVSGEVKAGDAVTASCSVSHSCPTELPHLIWSRSGTTTIQSEELPNGQWRVTSSLTFAATNSDNNQHLICIAKYQQVTSVQSSKILNVTYAPVRVEVEPESTVVKEGDAVEMQCSSDSNPLAHGYQWYNITGTLLSEERIYKLHNVSRHTKALYCAAINTEGHKNSTPAKISVEYPPSIGAQSGCVAEITGVNCRCLVESRPASRVQWKLADGKTENSSSFHSTDGQDSATVHTLHFHLGLTDVVSCYASNKHGNETRVLETNQRGVLMAIYLSGAAASAFVLILVILLLWKCSRRKKRDDQHVGTQENIAPAKSCRGKGPVEDPSAPGGDNIYVNSETPYFEEEEEEEDYENCFKEDVYANM